Proteins encoded in a region of the Streptomyces sp. NBC_00310 genome:
- a CDS encoding AfsR/SARP family transcriptional regulator, translating into MELEFRLLGPVEAWHGDRPLRLGGPKPRALLAVLLLRAGQVVPADALVDVIWGDEPPDTARALVQTYVSALRRALPAEAAEAIETRPPGYVMRPGVGRVDLAEFEARTTDGRRASADGDHARAARLLREALELWRGPALGGVGEALRGEAGRLEEARQAALEERIAAELEVGGHEAELVTELTSLVGARPTRERPRGQLMLGLYRLGRQADALAVYAQGRTALAEELGLDPGPELNRLYEAILRADPALLASTTAVAPQPAAVPRPVSLLPPAIGDFTGREEELARVVQGLTGEREAMPVVVVSGAAGVGKSALAVQAAHRVAGAYPDGQLYAELHGFSEPVPPAEVLGRLLRALGADPPEDTAERGDLFRSLVAGRRILLVLDDANGEAQVRPLLPGSATCGVLVTSRARLGGLVGARRTDLDVLDDERGLELLTRVTGPERTPDDPREQAAARRIVELCGGLPLALRIAGARLATRRHWTPSVLAERLADEHRRLDELSVGDLEVRAGLGLSYRALDECARRVLRRIATLGSADVAVWTVAALSGTPEDEAEEILERLLDAQLIACPGTDQVGQPRYRLHDLVRVYAAERAETEDPVDDRTAAVGRALTAGLWLMDRVTEAAPSGAVILRQGFRRAPLKGRGAVTHAAPPRGREQPRTTGGREATEHTAPVGGQTARRALEDPFAWFDAEADALTTAVERAAAMGLHTLACEAAAALCSSSFAIKNRFDAWWRSHDAALAAARRAEDRSGEALLIIGLGQLRYEQDRIAESQEYFRTAERICTELGDVRGRSAALAGLGSACREVGELRDAERALTDAADGFRRIGDDTGVGVACRYGGSVRLELGDQKGAFPLLDESLRAYRRLGSRRGEALALRTLSLVHRSLGAYEEAARVAEQALEILRALGDPHMAAYALRARAKARLRLGHVRETETELHEILEVCRVHEDRFGEALTLRTLGECALADGRLTDAEGLLTASAALWGVLALPLPRARALRNLSVVRAALGDQAGADALRAEAMAVFDACEARERHEPWPWV; encoded by the coding sequence GTGGAGCTGGAATTCCGACTGCTCGGCCCGGTCGAGGCCTGGCACGGTGACAGACCCCTGCGGCTGGGCGGCCCGAAACCGCGGGCGCTGCTGGCCGTACTGCTGCTGCGGGCCGGCCAGGTGGTGCCCGCGGACGCGCTGGTGGACGTGATCTGGGGGGACGAGCCCCCGGACACCGCGCGGGCGCTGGTGCAGACGTATGTGTCGGCGCTGCGCAGGGCGCTGCCCGCCGAGGCGGCGGAGGCGATCGAGACCCGGCCGCCGGGCTATGTGATGCGGCCCGGGGTCGGACGGGTCGATCTGGCGGAGTTCGAGGCGCGCACCACCGACGGGCGGCGGGCCTCGGCCGACGGCGACCACGCCCGGGCCGCCCGGCTGCTGCGGGAGGCGCTGGAGCTGTGGCGCGGGCCCGCGCTCGGCGGGGTCGGGGAGGCGCTGCGGGGTGAGGCCGGTCGGCTGGAGGAGGCCCGGCAGGCGGCCCTGGAGGAGCGGATCGCCGCCGAGCTGGAGGTCGGCGGGCACGAGGCGGAGCTGGTCACCGAGCTGACCTCGCTGGTCGGCGCGCGTCCGACCCGGGAGCGGCCGCGCGGACAGCTGATGCTGGGCCTGTACCGACTCGGGCGGCAGGCCGACGCGCTGGCCGTCTACGCGCAGGGGCGGACCGCGCTCGCCGAGGAACTGGGCCTCGACCCGGGCCCGGAGCTGAACCGGCTGTACGAGGCCATCCTGCGGGCCGACCCGGCCCTGCTCGCCTCCACCACCGCCGTCGCTCCGCAGCCCGCCGCCGTACCCCGGCCCGTGTCCCTCCTGCCGCCCGCCATCGGGGACTTCACCGGCCGGGAGGAGGAACTGGCGCGGGTGGTCCAGGGGCTGACCGGCGAGCGGGAGGCGATGCCCGTCGTCGTGGTCTCGGGGGCCGCCGGGGTGGGCAAGTCCGCGCTCGCCGTCCAGGCCGCGCACCGGGTGGCCGGCGCGTACCCCGACGGACAGCTCTACGCCGAACTGCACGGCTTCAGCGAGCCCGTACCGCCCGCCGAGGTCCTGGGCCGGCTGCTGCGGGCGCTCGGCGCGGACCCGCCGGAGGACACGGCCGAGCGCGGCGACCTGTTCCGCAGCCTCGTCGCCGGGCGGCGGATCCTGCTGGTCCTGGACGACGCGAACGGTGAGGCCCAGGTACGGCCGCTGCTGCCGGGCAGTGCCACCTGCGGGGTCCTGGTGACCTCACGGGCCCGGCTCGGCGGGCTCGTCGGGGCCCGGCGCACCGACCTGGACGTCCTGGACGACGAACGCGGCCTCGAACTGCTGACCAGGGTCACCGGGCCGGAACGCACCCCGGACGACCCGCGCGAGCAGGCCGCGGCACGGCGGATCGTGGAGCTGTGCGGTGGTCTGCCGCTGGCCCTGCGGATCGCCGGCGCCCGCCTGGCGACCCGGCGGCACTGGACGCCCAGCGTGCTCGCCGAGCGCCTCGCCGACGAACACCGCCGCCTCGACGAGCTGTCCGTGGGCGACCTGGAGGTGCGGGCCGGTCTCGGCCTCAGCTACCGGGCGCTCGACGAGTGCGCCCGCCGCGTACTGCGCCGGATCGCCACGCTGGGCTCGGCGGACGTCGCCGTGTGGACGGTGGCCGCGCTCTCCGGCACGCCGGAGGACGAGGCCGAGGAGATCCTGGAACGCCTGCTGGACGCCCAGCTGATCGCCTGCCCCGGCACCGACCAGGTCGGCCAGCCCCGCTACCGCCTGCACGACCTCGTCCGCGTCTACGCCGCCGAGCGCGCGGAGACCGAGGACCCCGTCGACGACCGCACGGCGGCGGTGGGCCGGGCGTTGACCGCCGGTCTGTGGCTGATGGACCGGGTGACGGAGGCGGCGCCCTCGGGTGCTGTGATCCTGAGGCAGGGTTTCAGACGAGCGCCCCTGAAGGGGCGCGGGGCCGTGACACATGCGGCTCCGCCGCGCGGGCGCGAGCAACCACGGACAACCGGCGGCCGCGAAGCAACCGAGCACACCGCCCCGGTAGGCGGACAGACCGCCCGCCGAGCCCTGGAAGACCCCTTCGCCTGGTTCGACGCGGAGGCCGACGCCCTCACCACCGCGGTCGAGCGCGCGGCGGCGATGGGCCTCCACACCCTCGCCTGTGAAGCCGCCGCCGCGCTCTGCTCCTCCTCGTTCGCCATCAAGAACCGCTTCGACGCCTGGTGGCGCAGCCACGATGCCGCCCTGGCGGCGGCCCGCCGCGCCGAGGACCGCTCGGGCGAGGCCCTGCTGATCATCGGTCTCGGCCAGCTGCGCTACGAACAGGACCGCATCGCCGAGTCCCAGGAGTACTTCCGCACCGCCGAACGCATCTGCACCGAACTCGGCGACGTACGCGGCCGTTCCGCCGCCCTCGCCGGCCTCGGCAGCGCCTGCCGCGAGGTGGGCGAACTACGGGACGCGGAACGGGCCCTGACCGACGCGGCCGACGGCTTCCGGCGGATCGGCGACGACACCGGCGTCGGGGTCGCCTGCCGGTACGGCGGTTCCGTACGCCTCGAACTCGGCGACCAGAAAGGCGCGTTCCCGCTGCTCGACGAGTCGCTGCGGGCCTACCGGCGGCTCGGCAGCAGGCGCGGCGAGGCCCTGGCGCTGCGCACGCTCAGCCTGGTGCACCGCTCCCTCGGCGCGTACGAGGAGGCCGCGCGCGTGGCCGAGCAGGCACTGGAGATCCTGCGCGCCCTCGGCGACCCGCACATGGCGGCGTACGCCCTACGGGCCCGGGCCAAGGCCCGGCTGCGGCTGGGGCACGTCCGGGAGACGGAGACGGAACTGCACGAGATCCTGGAGGTCTGCCGGGTCCACGAGGACCGCTTCGGCGAGGCCCTGACGCTGCGCACCCTCGGCGAGTGCGCGCTGGCCGACGGCCGGCTGACGGACGCGGAGGGGCTGCTGACCGCCTCCGCCGCCCTCTGGGGCGTCCTCGCCCTGCCCCTGCCCCGGGCCCGCGCCCTGCGCAACCTGTCCGTCGTACGGGCCGCGCTCGGCGATCAGGCCGGTGCCGACGCGCTGCGGGCCGAGGCCATGGCGGTGTTCGACGCCTGCGAGGCCCGCGAACGGCACGAGCCCTGGCCCTGGGTGTGA
- a CDS encoding M15 family metallopeptidase: MPSIILMSDPEVAGVPVQDCGEPLVDLRELPFVVVDSRQADPEGSYAHLREGVAWRLARAARLLPDGLRLLVTEGYRPLALQIEYFERYAAELRQANPDWSEEYLRVQASRSLSPPEIGPHVAGAAVDLTLCTAAGEELDMGTRLDASPEESDDACYTDAPNISDTARRNRRVLSAALTTAGLVNYPTEWWHWSYGDRYWALMTGAPNALYGPARTGP, from the coding sequence ATGCCTTCGATCATCCTCATGAGCGACCCCGAGGTCGCCGGCGTTCCGGTCCAGGACTGCGGTGAACCCCTGGTCGACCTGAGGGAACTGCCGTTCGTGGTGGTCGACTCCCGCCAGGCCGACCCCGAGGGGTCGTACGCGCACCTGCGCGAGGGCGTCGCCTGGCGTCTCGCGCGCGCCGCCCGGCTGCTGCCCGACGGGCTGCGGCTGCTGGTCACCGAGGGGTACCGGCCGCTCGCGCTGCAGATCGAGTACTTCGAGAGGTACGCCGCCGAACTGCGCCAGGCCAACCCGGACTGGTCGGAGGAGTACCTCCGCGTCCAGGCCAGCCGTTCCCTCTCCCCGCCGGAGATCGGGCCGCATGTCGCCGGCGCCGCGGTCGACCTCACCCTGTGCACCGCCGCCGGGGAGGAGCTCGACATGGGCACGCGTCTCGACGCGAGCCCCGAGGAGAGCGACGACGCCTGCTACACCGACGCGCCGAACATCTCCGACACCGCCCGCCGCAACCGCCGCGTCCTGAGCGCGGCCCTCACCACGGCCGGGCTGGTCAACTACCCCACCGAGTGGTGGCACTGGTCGTACGGGGACAGGTACTGGGCGCTGATGACGGGCGCGCCGAACGCGCTGTACGGACCCGCGCGGACCGGTCCCTAG
- a CDS encoding isoprenyl transferase, whose product MVVRGFLGRQRREYKTPTPHPSGARAPKLPGELVPEHVAIVMDGNGRWAKERGLPRTEGHKVGAERVLDVLQGSIEIGVRNISLYAFSTENWKRSPDEVRFLMNFNRDFIRKTRDQLDELGIRVRWVGRMPKLWKSVAKELQVAQEQTKDNNLLTLYFCMNYGGRAEIADAAQALAEDIRAGRLDPSKVNEKTFAKYLYYPDMPDVDLFLRPSGEQRTSNYLLWQSAYAEMVFQDVLWPDFDRRDLWRACLEFASRDRRFGGAIPNEELLAMEGRTED is encoded by the coding sequence ATGGTGGTACGCGGGTTCCTCGGGCGTCAGCGCCGCGAGTACAAGACGCCGACGCCGCACCCGTCCGGCGCCCGCGCGCCCAAGCTCCCCGGCGAGCTGGTCCCGGAGCACGTGGCGATCGTCATGGACGGCAACGGCCGCTGGGCCAAGGAGCGCGGGCTGCCGCGCACCGAGGGGCACAAGGTCGGCGCCGAGCGGGTGCTGGACGTCCTCCAGGGCTCGATCGAGATCGGCGTCCGCAACATCTCCCTCTACGCCTTCTCCACCGAGAACTGGAAGCGCTCGCCCGACGAGGTCCGCTTCCTCATGAACTTCAACCGCGACTTCATCCGCAAGACCCGCGACCAGCTCGACGAACTCGGCATCCGGGTCCGCTGGGTGGGCCGCATGCCGAAGCTGTGGAAGTCGGTCGCCAAGGAACTCCAGGTCGCCCAGGAGCAGACCAAGGACAACAACCTGCTCACCCTGTACTTCTGCATGAACTACGGCGGCCGCGCCGAGATCGCCGACGCGGCCCAGGCCCTCGCCGAGGACATCCGCGCGGGCCGGCTCGACCCCTCCAAGGTCAATGAGAAGACCTTCGCGAAGTACCTGTACTACCCGGACATGCCGGACGTCGACCTCTTCCTGCGCCCCAGCGGCGAGCAGCGCACCTCCAACTACCTGCTCTGGCAGAGCGCCTACGCCGAGATGGTCTTCCAGGACGTGCTGTGGCCCGACTTCGACCGCCGTGACCTGTGGCGCGCCTGCCTGGAGTTCGCCTCCCGCGACCGCCGCTTCGGCGGCGCCATCCCGAACGAGGAACTCCTCGCGATGGAGGGCCGGACGGAGGACTGA
- the recO gene encoding DNA repair protein RecO, producing MSLFRDDGVVLRTQKLGEADRIITLLTRGHGRVRAVARGVRRTKSKFGARLEPFSHVDVQFFARGSELIGRGLPLCTQSETIAPYGGGIVSDYARYTAGTAMLETAERFTDHEGEPAVQQYLLLVGGLRTLARGEHAPHLVLDAFLLRSLAVNGYAPSFSDCAKCGMPGPNRFFSVAAGGSVCVDCRVPGSVVPSPQTLELLAALLTGDWETADASEPRHVREGSGLVSAYLHWHLERGLRSLRYVEKS from the coding sequence ATGAGCCTGTTCCGCGACGACGGCGTCGTCCTGCGCACCCAGAAGCTCGGTGAAGCGGATCGCATCATCACGTTGCTCACTCGTGGTCACGGGCGGGTGCGGGCCGTGGCCCGGGGGGTGCGGCGGACGAAGTCGAAGTTCGGGGCGCGACTCGAACCCTTCTCCCATGTGGACGTGCAGTTCTTCGCGCGGGGCAGCGAGCTGATCGGACGCGGACTGCCCCTGTGCACCCAGAGCGAGACCATCGCTCCGTACGGCGGCGGCATCGTCAGCGACTACGCCCGCTACACCGCCGGGACGGCCATGCTGGAGACCGCCGAGCGGTTCACCGACCACGAGGGCGAGCCCGCCGTGCAGCAGTATCTGCTGCTCGTCGGCGGGCTGCGCACCCTCGCCCGCGGCGAGCACGCGCCGCACCTCGTCCTCGACGCCTTCCTGCTGCGCTCGCTCGCCGTCAACGGCTACGCCCCCAGCTTCAGCGACTGCGCCAAGTGCGGCATGCCCGGACCGAACCGGTTCTTCTCCGTCGCCGCCGGAGGGTCCGTCTGCGTGGACTGCCGGGTGCCCGGCAGCGTCGTACCCTCGCCGCAGACGCTGGAACTGCTCGCCGCGCTTCTTACGGGAGACTGGGAGACCGCGGACGCGAGCGAGCCGCGGCACGTGCGGGAGGGCAGCGGGCTGGTGTCCGCCTATCTGCACTGGCATCTGGAGCGCGGCCTGCGCTCCCTTCGGTACGTGGAAAAGTCGTAA
- a CDS encoding FadR/GntR family transcriptional regulator has product MRRMSQESGSRRRPERRVSSQIQREVTQLILDRKLQAGAPLPTETELMEDLGVSRNSVREALKALQALDIVDIRHGYGTYVGEASLTPLVDGLTFRTLARPDGDTAALAEILQVREVLEDGLVRRVAGTLTEDELDALAAVVDRMEAAGRAGEPVAELDRDFHELLYASLGNALIPQLLGAFWTVFLRVAGARGWTDDPTPELTVRRHRDIVAALRARDVEGARQAMSDHFRGIETRAAQASRGVG; this is encoded by the coding sequence ATGCGGCGCATGTCTCAGGAGAGCGGGAGCCGGCGCCGGCCCGAGCGTCGGGTGAGCAGCCAGATCCAGCGCGAGGTCACGCAGCTCATCCTCGACCGCAAGCTCCAGGCGGGCGCGCCCCTGCCCACCGAGACGGAGCTGATGGAGGACCTCGGCGTCAGCCGCAACTCCGTCCGCGAGGCCCTCAAAGCCCTGCAGGCCCTCGACATAGTCGACATCCGGCACGGCTACGGCACCTACGTCGGCGAGGCCTCCCTCACCCCCCTCGTCGACGGGCTCACCTTCCGCACCCTCGCCCGGCCCGACGGCGACACCGCCGCGCTCGCCGAGATCCTCCAGGTCCGCGAGGTCCTGGAGGACGGCCTCGTACGACGGGTCGCGGGCACCCTCACGGAGGACGAACTGGACGCTCTCGCGGCCGTCGTCGACCGGATGGAGGCGGCCGGGAGGGCGGGCGAACCCGTCGCCGAACTCGACCGCGACTTCCACGAACTCCTCTACGCCTCCCTCGGCAACGCGCTCATCCCCCAGCTCCTCGGCGCCTTCTGGACCGTCTTCCTGCGTGTCGCCGGCGCCCGCGGCTGGACCGACGACCCCACCCCCGAGCTGACCGTCCGCCGCCACCGCGACATCGTGGCCGCCCTCCGCGCCCGGGACGTCGAGGGCGCGCGACAGGCGATGTCCGACCACTTCAGGGGCATCGAGACGAGGGCGGCGCAGGCCTCGCGGGGGGTGGGGTAG
- a CDS encoding protein-tyrosine phosphatase family protein: MGAVPGPWDPADAGVLRLPSGRLVRGRGLRRPLPDGPVPTYAVYLLGKEPPEVPWESRWLRWPDFRLPGHRAEAARVLRDAWERAADDRVELACGGGRGRTGTALACLAVLDGVPPEEAVAYVRRHYDRHAVETPWQRRYVRRFGA; the protein is encoded by the coding sequence ATGGGAGCGGTGCCCGGACCCTGGGACCCGGCCGACGCCGGTGTACTGCGGCTGCCCTCCGGCCGGCTGGTGCGCGGCCGGGGGCTGCGCCGGCCGCTCCCCGACGGACCAGTTCCCACGTACGCCGTGTACCTCCTCGGCAAGGAGCCGCCCGAAGTCCCCTGGGAGTCCCGCTGGTTGCGCTGGCCCGACTTCCGGCTGCCCGGTCACCGGGCGGAGGCGGCCCGGGTGCTGCGGGACGCGTGGGAGCGGGCGGCCGACGACCGGGTCGAGCTCGCGTGCGGTGGCGGCCGGGGCCGTACCGGCACCGCGCTGGCCTGTCTGGCGGTGCTGGACGGCGTACCGCCGGAGGAAGCCGTGGCGTACGTACGCCGGCACTACGACCGGCACGCGGTGGAGACCCCTTGGCAGCGGCGGTACGTACGACGGTTCGGGGCCTGA